A DNA window from Camelina sativa cultivar DH55 chromosome 13, Cs, whole genome shotgun sequence contains the following coding sequences:
- the LOC104738578 gene encoding uncharacterized protein LOC104738578, whose translation MSYNDCIQLVYEDYGLDEKVYDIGLSYKISKVLLQKLPSDTPPVFITNSRQFHGFLKQLKSDTLRLCVEVTAKVRSGSRKEPGMIILTERSSRTQQAAHEIVGALYKDFVGGVGPKVVPMHVAEALNKRFQIKMEYWKAYRTLRHARELVRGSPESGYMQLNTYLYMLKRANPGTYTQLELDDADRFKYLFLAYGASLNEFPFMRKVLVVDGTFLQGKYKATLLTATTQDGNFQIFPIAWAVVDTENDELWDWFFYQLRCVIPDDEGLAIISDRHKSIGKSIKEVYSKSSRGICTYHLYKNILVRFKGREAFSLVNKAANAYRVVDFQTIIDHIEALNPALHHYLVQADVRLWTRAHFPGDRYNLLTSYIAESMNKVMSHARSYPIVELLETIRSMMTRWFSDRRNDALKMTTSLTRGVEKVLQSRVEYAKLLTVQDIDANQVQVTSGSSLHVVNLKYRRCTCRRFDLXQIEALNPALHHYLVQADVRLWTRAHFPGDRYNLLTSYIAESMNKVMSHARSYPIQIYETKSHRLF comes from the exons ATGAGTTACAATGATTGTATCCAATTGGTGTATGAAGATTACGGTTTGGATGAGAAAGTATATGATATTGGGTTGAGCTACAAGATTTCGAAGGTGTTATTACAAAAGTTACCGAGCGATACACCACCAGTATTTATCACCAATTCTCGACAGTTTCATGGTTTTCTAAAGCAATTGAAGAGCGACACACTTCGACTTTGTGTTGAAGTGACGGCTAAAGTTAGGAGTGGATCGAGAAAAGAGCCAGGGATGATAATTT TGACAGAGCGTTCTTCACGTACCCAACAAGCAGCTCATGAGATTGTAGGAGCATTGTACAAGGATTTCGTTGGTGGAGTTGGGCCGAAGGTAGTGCCAATGCATGTTGCAGAAGCGTTAAATAAACGCTTTCAGATCAAG ATGGAATACTGGAAGGCGTATCGGACACTACGACATGCTCGTGAATTGGTCAGGGGTAGTCCAGAGAGTGGTTATATGCAGCTAAATACTTACTTGTACATGTTAAAGAGGGCAAATCCTGGAACATATACGCAACTTGAACTTGATGATGCTGATAGATTTAAGTACTTGTTTCTAGCATATGGTGCAAGCTTGAATGAATTTCCTTTCATGAGGAAAGTGTTGGTTGTTGATGGTACTTTTTTACAAGGAAAATACAAAGCGACACTTTTGACGGCCACAACTCAAGATGGCAATTTTCAGATATTTCCAATAGCATGGGCCGTGGTTGATACAGAAAATGATGAATTATGGGACTGGTTTTTCTATCAACTCCGGTGTGTGATACCAGATGACGAAGGTCTAGCCATAATTTCTGATAGGCACAAATCTATTGGAAAATCAATTAAGGAGGTTTATTCGAAGTCTAGCAGGGGAATATGTACATACCATttgtacaaaaatatattggttCGATTTAAAGGTCGGGAAGCATTTAGTTTGGTTAACAAGGCGGCGAATGCTTACAGAGTAGTCGATTTTCAAACCATTATTGATCATATTGAAGCTTTGAATCCTGCACTTCATCATTACCTTGTCCAAGCTGATGTGCGACTCTGGACACGTGCACATTTCCCTGGTGATAGGTACAACTTGCTTACTAGTTacattgcagaatcaatgaataAGGTGATGTCACACGCTAGAAGTTATCCTATTGTGGAACTGTTAGAAACAATTAGGTCCATGATGACTAGATGGTTTTCAGATCGAAGGAATGATGCATTAAAAATGACTACATCTCTAACTCGTGGTGTTGAGAAAGTTCTACAG AGTCGTGTAGAGTATGCTAAGCTACTTACTGTGCAAGATATAGATGCTAATCAAGTACAAGTTACAAGTGGATCATCTCTCCACGttgtaaatttgaaatatagaAGGTGTACATGTCGCAGGTTTGACTTGNATCAGATTGAAGCTTTGAATCCTGCACTTCATCATTACCTTGTCCAAGCTGATGTGCGACTCTGGACACGTGCACATTTCCCTGGTGATAGGTACAACTTGCTTACTAGTTacattgcagaatcaatgaataAGGTGATGTCACACGCTAGAAGTTATCCTATCCAGATTTATGAAACTAAAAGCCACCGATTATTTTGA